The Malus domestica chromosome 10, GDT2T_hap1 nucleotide sequence ATAAGATAGATGGGCAATGTGACACGAAAAGATACACGTTTGTCGCACGAGCGGATTTGTAATACCACGATGAGGCACcgaaaaattacaaaatcttCCCGAGTATCAAATATGCAACGAGGTTGCTACTACAATTCAATGGGACAAAAAAGCAAGGCTAAAAATACAATTATCATGACAAGAAAGAGTTCAGATTGAATTTTGAAACTTCATGGTTGCCAACTCATGTATTTACTCCAAGCACAAAACCATTGCTGTACGAAGGAAGATTGCTGGAAGGCTCGTGATGTTTCACCGGCGAGCGGAAAGGATTTGGAGTCACAGGATGTGTGATATGCAGTCCAGCACTTCGTAGAGCCTGTTTAGCGTTTGCGCACGAGAGTTCAGATTGATCGGTGAAGAATGCTGGGACGGCCATGGACTTGATTGAATTAAGAGCTCCACCCCAATTTGCATAGCTATCCAATCCACAGTTCAGTGCAACGATGACATGGGGTGGAGGTAGGTAGGAGGCTTCCTCCTGATAAACACCCCTGACGAGATTCACCCTCACCCTGCTACCGATTCCTGAAGTTGTCCCCGACAAATTTGTTGGGACTTCAGAACCGACCATAACAATTTGCACGTTCCCCAATCCATTGAGCAAATGACCAACCTCTGCAAATGCCGGCATCCAATCCAACTCACCCTCTGGCCCTAGGTAGTGAACAATCACCTCCTTGCCCTTCTGCAGTAGGTTCTTTGAGCTGATGTTGAGAGTCGTTAATATGTAATAAACCGTCAATGGGTGAGAGAGGATATCAGCAACAGGGCTTGACAATGGCAGTGACCGAAGGTTGTAGTATTCCGACCAACCAGAGAGGAGGATTGGACTCGACGTACCATCTCTTACATGATGTTGAAAAGATGAGTCGCGTGGAAACTCTTCATCATCGAGCCCTCCCCAAGCATCCCAGAGTCCGCCTTTAACAGGAAGAAGACCGAAAGGGCAATGAGAATAGCAACTGCACCTTCTCCTCCACATGCCCTTCTGATGGATGCCCAATGATTCAAGCCATTTACAAGGTTGATCAGCATCACAAGCGAACATGAAGATGTTCATCTCAAGCTCTTCTTCCCTTTCCATCATAGCCTTGTAAAGACCGCACATGCTCTTATGTGTTTCTTTCGTATGCTGCTTCTGGCAGACAGAACTACAGTAGACCACAGCTCGACATCGTCCACAAGAGAGAGCCTGTTCACTCTGGATTTCTTTCTCACATGCTGCACACTGCTTCAAGCTGCCATTTAAGTAGACTCTTATATCAACAAAACTCTCCTCTTTTGACAGTTCTGCATATTTGGTTGGCGTTGAGCTAGCCGTTGTACTAGCCCTCTCTTCGTATGCCTGGCCAGGTGGGTGCGAAATTGTAACTGCAACAAGATCATAACCCTTGGCCATTTCTTGTGGCCACTGAACATCAACTGTTTCAATAAACGGTTCAAAGTGCATTAACCTCGACCACTTTGGACCACCTTCTTTGTCTTCCTGCAGCAATGGGTGCACCAGAGCTACGGCTTTCATGAATGCATACACAAACCTAAGCTCTTCAGAACTCGGATGCCTAAACCTAAGACTCCCCGATGAAGTGCATCTGGCAACATCAATGACAGGGAAGCGATCACTCCCTGACACTTCAAGTGACAAAGATTTGATCATTTTCCTATTCGAGGGAAACATCAATGCCTCGCGTTCATATGTGACCCGTAAAAGCTCAACATTTGGCACCTGAACTGTCTCTCTCGAGCCAGTCATCTTCTTTGCATCACTTTGAGACCGAAACATATGAAACCCTGTATCGCCACCATCCCCTCCAACGAATTGAACACACGGAAAAGGCTGTTTCTTGCCAGACCAATCGGTATCTTTCCCAACCCGGACACCAAAAATATGCCCGGGACACAACCTTTTCCAGGGATCAGTCCTATACAGAGCtgctgaagctttgtagatggaCTTGATAAAATTTGGAGCAATACCTTCCACCTTCATAAGACATGTCCCTGATCCGGGACCAAGCCCCGGACCGGACCCAAATTGCTCCTGGAATCTACCGAACAAGTTCTTCAAATGCAAATCCATTTCGATTTTCGATTTCGACCCAAGTACAAAGATCTAACCAACTCCTTGATAACACCAGTAAAAACCCAATTCAAAAAATGACTGCTCTATTCTTTGCTTCACGTAAATATCAAACAAATCCAGTCAAACCCAAAATTTCTCTTCATTCATACATATTGTTTGCAAgacaaaaaaacccagaaactctACAAAATCCAAAGTACGGGAGGCGTGATAATTCACTTCAAAAGCTACTAAATTACATGAAAATCCCAATTAAATTAAGCAAATGGGGATCAAATTAACTTATAGAACTTGATGGATGAAGACATTAGTGATCCGTACCAGTAAAAGCTGAGGACTTTACTTCTCTCTTTCGAGTTCTCAGATCCAGAGCATCGCGGAAGATTGCAgcatttgaagtttttttttttttgtgggcaACACTCGCAAGTGAGAGAGTGAACTGAAAACTAACATaaaaatttgagtaaattgtagttatgCTCCTTTAACTTTTAACTCAATTTGagcaatagtccctcaactaaaaatctattttcattggtccctcaactcatcaaaacgtacagttatggtccctcaactaaaaatctattaccattggtctctcaactttaattcaactggaaaAATTGTCCCTTAACCTTAaccaaattgtagcaatggtcctctaacataactcgttttgacaaaaattttgacgtaattgacgaaaatgatcataattacaaactttgtTGAGTTGAGAGACCCTAATTGtataaatggtcattccaacataacttatttggacaaaattttgatgaaattgatgaaaatgactatagctacacattttatAGTTCAAGCGATATGTGTTGTCGTTTCACGGTCTTCATTCGTCAAGTATTCACGGTTTTCGGGCTCATAGAAAATTGGCCCAAGGTAAGACGAATTCTCAAATTCACTAGGGTGGGTCAAGCCCCTCATCAAACTCGTTGAGCCGTGTGCATTGCGAGTTGTACTTATACGAGATTAGATGATAATTGAATTTAGCGGCTCTTGTGTCTGTTGTGATCATTCTTGATTAGTTAGCTTGCTATGTTGTTCTGCATTCTGTTAGACTATGGATTACAGGAACAAATGTAGTTAAATGAGACAGCAAGCGGGTCAGATCAACATTCGATATTTCTTGACCCACTACTGGGCAAACCAATTGGGCACTAGGTAATTTCCTACAAATAGAGATGACACTGATTTAGTGGATACAAGAGATTTATTTAAATGTTTTTGTTGATTGATATATGGCCTCTCATTTTGTCTCTTACAAATTTAAAAGACGTTGATGTGGACTATTACGTGGTAGGAAATAATAATACGCAAAACATTGCTCAATAGATGAGATAAATCATCATCACTTAGAAGATTAGTGTTTTAATTGTACCATTTggacaagaaataaaaaagggcacttgttaaaaaaaaggtaTAATTTGCGTTGCCAGCAGTTCTCGTTGATATGTGATTTGTATGTAAATCCATGTTAATGGTAGCTTTTGATGCCAAGCTTAAGTCACTCTGACTTGAGATTGTGGGTTTGCCTGACGCTGGTGGTGAGAGTAACCAATCCCTTCTTAAACTTTTTTGTTAccgaaaaaagagaaaaagttaTTAATTTGAGCCATAAAAATGGGAGCCGATGCATTGCGGACACATGTAACATGGGTCCATTTAATGGGGGCCTTATTTAATTGGTCCCAGTTTTTGCCGACGTGGTATAAAATAGGGTCCACAATAATGGGCCACATCCACCGACAAGCCcgaattattaaaaaattaccaCGCGAACGGCTTACGTGTCTGCTCCTAGGAAATCCAAATCCCTAATCTACATTTAAAATCTCTCCGTCTGACTTTTTGTccccttctctcttcctctccctctcACAGGACCTTTTCGTCCTCTCGATTagggtttctctctctctctctctctcctcccattCTCTCTCTACATTCACATGATGATGCAACCGGGTGCAGGCGGTGTGGCTCCGTCGGCATTGGGCCAGCAGCCCGCCCAGCAGTATGGTCAGCAACCCGCGCAGCCCTACATGATGATGCCACCGCCGACTGCCCAGGCACCTGCCATGTGGGCCCCGCAGTCGCATGTGGCGCCTCCGGCTCCTCAGCTCCCCCAGCCCGCCTCCGCCGACGAGGTCCGCACGCTTTGGATCGGCGACCTGCAGTACTGGATGGAGGAGAACTATCTCtacaatatttttcttcacaccGGCGAGGTTCTTTGCTTCTCTCATTAGTCATTGTTAgatcttttgttttgctttataaTCACACccaattatacatatatatatatatacacatacattcATATACGTATATGTTTAAAGCTCTGATTTTTATCTCCGTGTATTTAAGGATATAGATATACAAGTGTTTTCTTGGAATTATAATTATGTAATTGGAGGTCAgcgtttatttatatttattttcttgttaattATGTGCTGTAGGTTGTTTCTGTGAAAGTCATCCGCAATAAGCAAACTTGTCAATCAGAGGGTTACGGGTTCATTGAATTCAATAGCCGTGCTGCTGCGGAAAGAGTGCTTCAGGCATTCAATGGTACTCCAATGCCAAATGGTGCCCAGAATTTTAGATTGAACTGGGCATCTACCGGCGAGAAACGTTCTGATGATACCCCGGATTATACGATATTTGTTGGAGATTTGGCTGCTGATGTGACGGATTATGTGCTACAAGAGACATTCAGGGCCCGTTATCCATCATGTAAGAGTGCCAAGGTCGTCATTGATAGGCTCACAGGGCGCACCAAGGGGTACGGGTTCGTTAAGTTTGGAGATGAGTCTGAACAGATGCGTGCCATGACTGAGATGAATGGAGTTCTATGTTCTACAAGGCCTATGCGAATTGGACCAGCAGCAAACAAAAACGCCGGGGGCAGTCAGCAATATTCAAATGGTATGTTCTATATGGCTTTTTGGTTGTGGCTGCATGCGAATATCTTTGTGTTGCATTTTGGGAGAAGAGTATAAGAACTTTAATTGGTTGTTATTTCTGTATGACTGGTGTGTTCCCTTTTGTATTTTTCCCAATATGAATTACTAGTATGCCATAGTAAGGTAGTGTATTCTGGTTCTGATATGGTATCCAATGTGCGAAACATTACTTTTCAGTTGGCTAAGTTTGCTTCGTTTGAGCTTTACTCTCCACGATGAGCAGTGCTTTCCAATTCATTTGATTCATATAATTTCAATAGAAAATTTGGGCAAAGGTAAATGATATTAAAATCTTGACAACTTATAGAACTCCGTTGTCTCAAAGCAGGGTGTCAGGAGGCTCTGTCATCTAAGGGCCAGATACTGATTTCAGCTGAAATGGTCTCCCCTTAGTGCGTGGCCTCGCTAGGTCAGTTTCAAATTTAACGTACTGGCCTTTATTCTTATGCGGCATTTGTTATGCTgcatttttgaattttaaattttcttttccagCCCGTTCTGGTGGTTCAGCTTTCAGTGAAGTTACATGTTGTGATTGTTCTAGTTTCACTTGAGTATGATACCTGTATACTGGTGGTTAAGTTATCTTGTTATTTGGCTAGAAAAGTGCCCTAAAAAATATTTACATCTTTAATTCCTTACGTATCGTCCCCATCTGCCCTTTACATTTTCGTTCACTTTTACTTCCTCCTTGTGGTCCACATATTGATTGACGCTGGTTAATCCTGTTGTCTTCAATTCCTGAGGAAGGGTTCTGGAAGGAATTCCTGTTGCAACCCATTGGAATTTCCTGGAACTTTATCTAGTTGGCTGGCCATCATTGTCAGTACCTCATAATTTAGACTTTCCATGATATTTGACTAGGTTTTACCATTATATTTTAAACCAGACTGGGCTGGATGTTGGTTCAACTGGATAACTATGCACATATACTTAATTTGAGTTGATTGATTCATTGGACTAAATTTGTGAACTTGATAATTCCATGTAGATAACAATGGCACTTAGGAAACTGATAAAGGACCAGTCTGTCCAACCAGTTAAGCAACTTTGACAACAAATGTTGTACATTCTAAATTTCAAACCTCTGACCAAGGAGCACAGAGGAATGTGGCACGACCATGACGATAAGCCTTTGAACAATCTTATTCCTTGTTTTACTTCTTACAATTAAAGCACAGTCAGCTCAAACAGTTCGCATGTAGGCCAAGCATGGTCTCTCTTTTTTGTCTGTTTTGTTTCGGATTTAGCATAGGGAAGTATTTGtgaccaaattttttttgtcagtAATATTTGTTTGTTATGTGAGGGTAATGTGAGTGTAAGAGTCATCCACACTGATGGAAACTACTGAGTAAGGTTTGATACTGGCATTGCTCACCAGGATTAATCTGCATTTCCATACTATATTTTGGTTAGACCTTGCAGATTGTGTTTGTTTAGGGATTAAGGCTGGCACTATGTGTGCATATGGCTGCTATACATTTGCATAATGCTTGTTGGGTCCCTTAACATGTGGCACAATGTGGTTAGACGTTCTTAATTCTGTTGGTAAGCCTTAAGATTACTGCATTACCGCAGTGGTTTGTTTTTTTGTCTGGTCTGAACGCATATGGGCAGTGAATAGTTTacattgtttttatttaattctttTTGGGAGAAAGTATGGCCAGAAAATATGTCTGATTGTCTACActtgcttttgtttcttttattgatAGCATAAGGGGGTCGTGAAATGTTATTCTGCATATCTCAGCTGTTAGTTGAACTTTTTCATATGCAGCTTCATATCAAAATTCTCAGGGTGCAAAGAATGATAGTGATCCGAACAATACAACTGTGGGTACTTTGTGTTTTATtccattttttaaattactttttcAGCCACATGCTTGTGACTTTGAATATTTTTGTTGCAGATATTTGTAGGTAATCTGGATGGTAATGTTACTGATGACCATTTGAGACAAGTTTTCAGCAAGTACGGTGAGCTAGTACATGTCAAGATACCAATGGGCAAGCGATGTGGGTTTGTTCAGTTTGCAGACAGGTGAGCGGATCTGCTAGTCTTCTTTGGGGATTGTTTTCATGGATATCACTGAACCAAACCTTCTGTTTTGTGCTAATGCGTCATCAGAAGCTGTGCCGAAGAAGCATTGCGTGTGCTAAATGGATCTCAGCTGGGTGCACAAAATATCCGTCTTTCATGGGGGCGCAGTCCTTCAAACAAGCAGGTGCGTACTTTACTCGAACATAAAGCTGTTTAACTTTGTAGATGCCCTCGAACTTGACTGATGTTTACGATGGGTTTTTCAGCCTCAGGCAGATCCAAGCCAATGGAATGGTGGAGGCGGCTACTATGGATATGCACCTACCCCCGATAGCTATGGGTACGCACAAGTTTCCCAAGACCCTAACTTGTACTATGGAAGCTATCCTGCTGCCGGGTACGGTAATTACCAGCAGccacagcagcagcagcagcagcagcaaatcGGGTACAGCTGAGTTGAGCTTTTTTCCGTATTCGACTCTAGAGACCGATAATAATATTATGATACTGTTTTTGAATTGAGACCgagtatttttggttttttcttggagAAGTACTTTTGGATGTAGTTTTGTACTGCTGAGGTTATGGCATTCATGAAAGCCTTCTCGAATATTTTGGTTTCTGCAGTTTTGCGTGTGTTGTTTTTCATGAACCACGGCCTTTACAGGTGCGGTGAGCATCACCACCGCAATGATTACGGTAGATGAGTGCGATTTAATCTACTTTTtatacaaatttcaaaatttaaactcatataATCGATGCAGCAGTGATGATCTCTACAACGTAAGGGTGGCGAGCAAACATATTTCATTGAATCGAACAATTTTCTTTATGCTTTTGTTTTGATGAATTGAGTCTTATATTATTGCAAATCCCTTAGAAAAATGTTAAAATACTACTATACTTTGGGTTACAATATGCACCTCACAAATAGAGCGTCGGATGTGCACCAAAAACCAAACGATCGAAGATCCAACGGTCACAGGGAGATGTCATATCAGGAAATTGTTAGTGCGTTCTCAAAAACGCCCTCAAGGGCTAAAACGGCTcgtcgttttttttttgtcattcttTCTTTTCAACTTTGTGGGCTACATGACAGGCCCAAAGGCCCTCAAATGTTGATCGCTAATTTTTGTGGGCTGGCCCAAAGACTTGGAAGCTTCTACAATCTACTACTTACCGCCAGCTTCTCA carries:
- the LOC103446711 gene encoding uncharacterized protein, with product MDLHLKNLFGRFQEQFGSGPGLGPGSGTCLMKVEGIAPNFIKSIYKASAALYRTDPWKRLCPGHIFGVRVGKDTDWSGKKQPFPCVQFVGGDGGDTGFHMFRSQSDAKKMTGSRETVQVPNVELLRVTYEREALMFPSNRKMIKSLSLEVSGSDRFPVIDVARCTSSGSLRFRHPSSEELRFVYAFMKAVALVHPLLQEDKEGGPKWSRLMHFEPFIETVDVQWPQEMAKGYDLVAVTISHPPGQAYEERASTTASSTPTKYAELSKEESFVDIRVYLNGSLKQCAACEKEIQSEQALSCGRCRAVVYCSSVCQKQHTKETHKSMCGLYKAMMEREEELEMNIFMFACDADQPCKWLESLGIHQKGMWRRRCSCYSHCPFGLLPVKGGLWDAWGGLDDEEFPRDSSFQHHVRDGTSSPILLSGWSEYYNLRSLPLSSPVADILSHPLTVYYILTTLNISSKNLLQKGKEVIVHYLGPEGELDWMPAFAEVGHLLNGLGNVQIVMVGSEVPTNLSGTTSGIGSRVRVNLVRGVYQEEASYLPPPHVIVALNCGLDSYANWGGALNSIKSMAVPAFFTDQSELSCANAKQALRSAGLHITHPVTPNPFRSPVKHHEPSSNLPSYSNGFVLGVNT
- the LOC103412538 gene encoding RNA-binding protein L-like isoform X4, which codes for MMMQPGAGGVAPSALGQQPAQQYGQQPAQPYMMMPPPTAQAPAMWAPQSHVAPPAPQLPQPASADEVRTLWIGDLQYWMEENYLYNIFLHTGEVVSVKVIRNKQTCQSEGYGFIEFNSRAAAERVLQAFNGTPMPNGAQNFRLNWASTGEKRSDDTPDYTIFVGDLAADVTDYVLQETFRARYPSCKSAKVVIDRLTGRTKGYGFVKFGDESEQMRAMTEMNGVLCSTRPMRIGPAANKNAGGSQQYSNDNNGT
- the LOC103412538 gene encoding RNA-binding protein L-like isoform X3, translating into MMMQPGAGGVAPSALGQQPAQQYGQQPAQPYMMMPPPTAQAPAMWAPQSHVAPPAPQLPQPASADEVRTLWIGDLQYWMEENYLYNIFLHTGEVVSVKVIRNKQTCQSEGYGFIEFNSRAAAERVLQAFNGTPMPNGAQNFRLNWASTGEKRSDDTPDYTIFVGDLAADVTDYVLQETFRARYPSCKSAKVVIDRLTGRTKGYGFVKFGDESEQMRAMTEMNGVLCSTRPMRIGPAANKNAGGSQQYSNGCQEALSSKGQILISAEMVSP
- the LOC103412538 gene encoding polyadenylate-binding protein RBP45B-like isoform X2, which produces MMMQPGAGGVAPSALGQQPAQQYGQQPAQPYMMMPPPTAQAPAMWAPQSHVAPPAPQLPQPASADEVRTLWIGDLQYWMEENYLYNIFLHTGEVVSVKVIRNKQTCQSEGYGFIEFNSRAAAERVLQAFNGTPMPNGAQNFRLNWASTGEKRSDDTPDYTIFVGDLAADVTDYVLQETFRARYPSCKSAKVVIDRLTGRTKGYGFVKFGDESEQMRAMTEMNGVLCSTRPMRIGPAANKNAGGSQQYSNASYQNSQGAKNDSDPNNTTIFVGNLDGNVTDDHLRQVFSKYGELVHVKIPMGKRCGFVQFADR
- the LOC103412538 gene encoding polyadenylate-binding protein RBP45B-like isoform X1, translating into MMMQPGAGGVAPSALGQQPAQQYGQQPAQPYMMMPPPTAQAPAMWAPQSHVAPPAPQLPQPASADEVRTLWIGDLQYWMEENYLYNIFLHTGEVVSVKVIRNKQTCQSEGYGFIEFNSRAAAERVLQAFNGTPMPNGAQNFRLNWASTGEKRSDDTPDYTIFVGDLAADVTDYVLQETFRARYPSCKSAKVVIDRLTGRTKGYGFVKFGDESEQMRAMTEMNGVLCSTRPMRIGPAANKNAGGSQQYSNASYQNSQGAKNDSDPNNTTIFVGNLDGNVTDDHLRQVFSKYGELVHVKIPMGKRCGFVQFADRSCAEEALRVLNGSQLGAQNIRLSWGRSPSNKQPQADPSQWNGGGGYYGYAPTPDSYGYAQVSQDPNLYYGSYPAAGYGNYQQPQQQQQQQQIGYS